The proteins below are encoded in one region of Penicillium psychrofluorescens genome assembly, chromosome: 4:
- a CDS encoding uncharacterized protein (ID:PFLUO_005912-T1.cds;~source:funannotate): MAGDHGSQGPTVTGVCVAFAVLTFFVLSLRLFSRIVVLGKMGLDDYLIIGACLLSWAFIAVVIVAVKDGLGQHYQYVDKSKLTNYSFAVWLSSMFYLACLGFVKTSVLWFYTRLGDRFLLKMSYVMIGVITAQATSFVLVAAFQCNPISMAWTGTGPGKCVNINVFYLCNAALNIFTDLLTYTLPVRVILRLHMPQKQKIALGFILCLGLFACVSSIIRITYIPAMLESSDPTYAIAGAMYWSVIETNVGIFAASIPSFKAIASRFLPRFIGEYSSGRKYGPWSGNNDARRYGSGFTKVTDPNGITMGTINGHDDATMGTKIGGGLGSNSSEERIIVPDGKIFTQTEIETNVEVNSNYGRR; this comes from the exons ATGGCTGGCGACCATGGCTCTCAAGGCCCGACAGTCACCGGCGTCTGCGTTGCTTTCGCTGTGTTGACATTCTTTGTTCTGTCTCTGCGGCTCTTCTCACGCATTGTCGTGCTTGGGAAAATGGGCCTTGATGACT ATTTGATCATTGGAGCATGT CTCCTCTCTTGGGCATTTATTGCTGTTGTCATAGTTG CCGTCAAGGATGGACTCGGACAACACTACCAATACGTGGATAAGAGCAAACTCACCAACTACTCCTTCGCTGTCTGGCTGAGTTCAATGTTCTACCTGGCCTGCCTCGGGTTCGTGAAGACGTCGGTGCTATGGTTCTACACCCGACTCGGCGACCGGTTCCTCCTGAAGATGTCCTACGTGATGATTGGCGTCATCACCGCACAAGCTACTTCCTTTGTGCTCGTCGCTGCCTTCCAATGCAACCCCATCAGTATGGCCTGGACGGGCACCGGACCGGGCAAGTGCGTCAACATCAACGTGTTCTATCTCTGCAACGCAGCGTTGAACATCTTCACGGATCTCTTGACGTACACTTTGCCCGTTCGGGTTATTCTGCGGCTTCATATGCCACAGAAGCAGAAGATTGCGCTGGGATTCATCCTGTGTCTCGGTCTTTT TGCATGCGTCTCATCCATCATTCGCATTACTTATATCCCTGCCATGCTCGAATCCAGCGATCCCACCTACGCCATCGCGGGAGCCATGTACTGGTCCGTGATTGAGACGAACGTGGGCATCTTCGCGGCGTCCATCCCATCCTTCAAGGCCATTGCCTCGCGCTTCCTGCCCCGCTTCATTGGCGAGTACAGCAGCGGCCGCAAGTACGGTCCTTGGTCTGGCAACAACGATGCGCGTCGCTACGGGTCGGGGTTCACCAAGGTCACTGACCCCAATGGTATCACTATGGGGACTATCAACGGCCATGACGATGCCACGATGGGAACCAAGATAGGAGGTGGGCTGGGCAGCAACTCGAGCGAGGAGCGCATCATTGTCCCGGACGGCAAGATCTTTACCCAGACGGAAATTGAGACCAATGTTGAGGTTAACAGTAACTATGGGAGGAGGTAG
- a CDS encoding uncharacterized protein (ID:PFLUO_005913-T1.cds;~source:funannotate) has translation MGLAGDLLSLLTVTNALLGLLVYVALRFVYQIIYYRFFHPLAVFPGPFWGSVTRLWIAWHNMRETELPTVYALHKKYGPVIRITPTLLVVSDYTKLPEVYHRNADKTAHYITGSFGETESLFNMKSHKTHAVFRKHIAGPYSFSNIKKMEPIVDARIQQWSNKLDENFAQSGKAFDFAWWAVYMAYDIISEIGFGAPFGFIDKGEDVSGLIQGFHDGLPAFGLLARLHPFTSWMKTTFMKKYLVAKPEDDSGIGVLMRFRDRLIGERLEALETNKDIGRIDLLQTFLEARTDDGKPLDLEYIRAEVLLVLLAGADTTGTAFQALIQFLMANPSAYERMMTEIDAAVAAGHLSDMPQYDEVQQHLPYYVGCVKETMRLCPSAPNIFPRVVPEPGLELYGKFAPAGTEISCNPYIVHRDPALYGADAEDFKPERWLDPENAKLYNKYNFAFGFGSRVCLGRDIAMMELFKGPLQFFRRYQPEEVKDKPKAQFMIKGGVGYWRDVWLTISERKGEKAK, from the exons ATGGGTCTGGCAGGCGATCTACTGTCACTGTTGACAGTGACAAACGCTCTTCTAGGTCTTCTGGTCTACGTCGCCCTGCGGTTTGTCTACCAGATTATCTACTATCGCTTCTTTCACCCACTCGCCGTCTTCCCCGGTCCTTTCTGGGGCTCTGTGACTCGACTATGGATTGCATGGCATAATATGCGAGAGACAGAACTCCCCACTGTCTATGCGCTTCATAAGAAATACG GCCCGGTCATTCGAATCACCCCAACGTTGCTGGTGGTTAGCGACTACACCAAGCTGCCAGAGGTGTACCACCGCAATGCAGACAAGACCGCACATTATATCACGGGCAGCTTTGGCGAGACGGAGAGTCTGTTCAATATGAAATCGCATAAGACTCATGCTGTGTTTCGGAAGCATATCGCTGGACCG TATAGCTTTAGCAAcatcaagaagatggaaCCCATAGTGGACGCGCGGATTCAACAATGGAGCAACAAGTTGGATGAGAATTTTGCTCAGTCTGGAAAGGCATTTGATTTCGCCTGGTGGGCAGT GTACATGGCGTACGACATCATCAGCGAAATCGGATTCGGGGCTCCTTTCGGCTTCATCGACAAAGGGGAGGATGTCAGCGGACTGATCCAGGGATTCCACGACGGACTCCCAGCATTCGGACTGCTGGCGCGCCTGCACCCCTTCACGTCGTGGATGAAGACGACCTTTATGAAGAAGTACCTAGTCGCAAAGCCAGAAGACGACTCGGGCATAGGCGTGCTGATGCGCTTCCGTGACCGGTTGATCGGCGAACGGCTCGAAGCTCTGGAAACAAACAAAGACATCGGGCGGATCGACTTGCTGCAGACGTTCCTGGAAGCGCGCACCGACGACGGCAAGCCGCTGGACCTGGAGTATATCCGCGCGGAGGTGCTGctcgtgctgctggccgGCGCTGATACCACAGGCACGGCATTCCAGGCCCTGATCCAGTTCCTGATGGCTAATCCCAGTGCCTACGAGCGCATGATGACCGAAATTGATGCCGCCGTGGCGGCTGGACATCTCTCTGACATGCCCCAGTACGATGAAGTGCAGCAGCATCTGCCTTATTACGTCGGTTGCGTCAAAGAGACCATGCGTCTGTGCCCATCTGCCCCGAACATCTTCCCGCGCGTCGTCCCTGAGCCTGGGTTGGAGTTGTATGGCAAGTTCGCTCCAGCGGGTACTGAGATTTCTTGCAATCCGTATATTGTGCATCGCGATCCGGCGTTGTATGGTGCCGACGCGGAAGATTTCAAGCCCGAGCGCTGGCTCGATCCCGAGAACGCGAAGCTGTACAACAAGTATAACTTTGCATTCGGGTTTGGGTCTCGCGTGTGTTTGGGGCGGGATATTGCGATGATGGAGCTGTTCAAGGGCCCGCTGCAG TTCTTCCGCCGGTATCAACCAGAGGAGGTGAAGGATAAGCCCAAGGCACAGTTCATGATTAAGGGGGGCGTTGGATACTGGCGGGATGTCTGGTTGACCATCTCTGAGCGCAAGGGGGAGAAGGCCAAATAA
- a CDS encoding uncharacterized protein (ID:PFLUO_005914-T1.cds;~source:funannotate), translated as MTEPTKISILGEESIVADFGLWRNYVAKDLVSNLPSTTYVLITDTNLGSIYTPGFLKSFEAAAASISPAPRLLVYNAPPGESSKSRQTKADIEDWMLSQSPPCGRDTVIIALGGGVIGDLTGFIAATYMRGVRFVQVPTTLLAMVDSSIGGKTAIDTPLGKNLIGAIWQPSRIYIDLEFLETLPVREFINGMAEVIKTAAISSEEEFTALEDNADTILGAVRKEVKPGQGRFDGIRDILKARILASARHKAYVVSADEREGGLRNLLNWGHSIGHAIEAILTPQILHGECVAIGMVKEAELARHLGILKGVAVARVVKCISAYGLPTSVKDARVRRLTAGKHCSVDQQLFNMALDKKNDGPKKKVVLLAAIGRTYEPKASVVSNEDIGVVLAPSVEVHPGVPQTLNVACAPPGSKSISNRALVLAALGSGTCRIKNLLHSDDTEVMLNALEKLGAATFSWEEEGEVLIVNGKGGKITASPSSLYLGNAGTASRFLTTVATLASPSSVDFSILTGNNRMKQRPIGDLVDALTVNGASVEYMESQGSLPLKIAASGGFAGGKINLAAKVSSQYVSSLLMCAPYAKEPVTLKLVGGKPISQPYIDMTTAMMRSFGIDVQKSTTEEHTYHIPRGNYVNPAEYVVESDASSATYPLAIAAVTGTACTVPNIGSKSLQGDARFAVEVLRPMGCDVKQTDTSTTVVGPANGVLKPLPNVDMEPMTDAFLTASVLAAVARGEGSKHTTRIYGIANQRVKECNRIQAMKDELAKYGVVCREFDDGLEIDGIDRSTLRQPAGGVFCYDDHRVAFSFSVLSLVAPRSTLILEKECVGKTWPGWWDTLKQSFGVKLDGKELKEGELAVSTEAERASASVFIIGMRGAGKTTTGHWVSKALNRPFIDLDVELENSEGISIPDIIKHRGWQSFRDTELAILQRTMKDRPTGYVFACGGGIVESPEARKMLSDYHKNKGNVLLIMRDIEQVMDFLQVDQTRPAYVEDMMGVWLRRKPWFQECSNIQYYSQHSSSTELQLASEDFARFLKVVTGQVDNLSLIKKKKHSFFVSLTLPDLRPCSEILSQACVGSDAVELRVDLLKDPKSDGDIPSVDYVAEQMSFLRRRVSLPLIFTIRTKSQGGRFPDDAREAAMQLYRLAFRSGCEFVDLEIAFPDEMLRTVTEMKGYSKIIASHHDPEATLSWANMSWMQFYNRALEYGDIIKLVGVAKSLDDNNALRNFKTWAEGAHDVPLIAINMGDKGQLSRILNGFMTPVSHPSLPFKAAPGQLSATEIRKGLSLMGEIKAKNFAILGSPVLESRSPPLHNSLFAEMGLPHEYSRLETTNVEDVKDFIHAADFGGASVTIPLKLDIMPLLDEVAQEAEIIGAVNTIVPVANGDKPQRLIGYNTDWQGMIHCLRNAGIYGSAGKESAVVIGGGGTARAAIYSLHHMGFSPIYVIGRTASKLEGMVSTFPTNYNIRVVDHHSQIELVPRVAIGTIPADRPIDPSMRETLCHMFERAQEVDGTTIRKSLDSKSPRVLLEMAYKPPVTALMQLASDAGWSTIPGLEVLVGQGVYQFIHWTGITPLYNVARDAVMGTTTAST; from the exons ATGACCGAACCTACCAAGATCAGCATCTTGGGTGAGGAGAGCATTGTCGCGGACTTCGGCCTGTGGCGCAATTATGTCGCCAAGGATCTGGTCAGCAACTTGCCCTCGACCACCTATGTCCTCATTACCGACACCAATCTCGGGTCAATCTATACGCCCGGGTTCCTAAAGTCCTtcgaagccgccgccgcctccatctctcctgCCCCGCGGCTCCTAGTCTACAATGCCCCGCCAGGCGAAAGCTCCAAGTCCCGCCAGACCAAAGCCGATATCGAAGACTGGATGCTGAGTCAATCGCCACCATGCGGCAGAGACACCGTGATCATTGCATTGGGCGGCGGGGTGATTGGTGACCTGACGGGATTCATTGCGGCAACCTACATGCGTGGCGTCCGCTTCGTACAGGTCCCTACAACTTTGCTTGCCATGGTCGACTCCTCCATTGGAGGGAAGACAGCCATTGATACGCCGTTGGGCAAGAACCTCATCGGTGCCATCTGGCAACCCTCGAGGATCTACATTGACCTCGAGTTCCTTGAGACTCTCCCCGTGCGCGAATTCATTAACGGTATGGCCGAGGTGATTAAGACGGCAGCTATCTCCAGCGAAGAAGAATTTACAGCTTTGGAAGACAATGCGGATACCATTCTCGGTGCCGTGCGCAAGGAAGTGAAGCCTGGTCAAGGCCGATTCGACGGAATCCGGGATATCCTGAAAGCAAGGATTTTGGCTTCTGCCCGCCATAAGGCCTACGTCGTCTCAGCAGACGAGCGGGAGGGTGGTCTCCGCAATTTGCTGAACTGGGGTCACTCCATTGGTCATGCCATTGAGGCTATTCTGACAccccaaatcctccacgGAGAGTGCGTTGCCATCGGTATGGTCAAGGAAGCCGAACTCGCACGGCATCTGGGTATACTGAAGGGCGTTGCCGTGGCTCGCGTAGTCAAGTGCATCTCGGCCTACGGGCTTCCCACTTCAGTGAAAGATGCTCGCGTCCGGAGATTGACGGCAGGCAAACATTGTTCTGTGGATCAGCAGCTGTTTAACATGGCGCtggacaagaagaacgatggacccaagaagaaggttgtTCTTTTGGCGGCCATTGGGCGCACCTACGAGCCCAAGGCTAGCGTTGTGTCCAACGAAGACATCGGAGTGGTCCTCGCTCCGAGCGTTGAGGTTCATCCTGGCGTCCCTCAGACTCTTAATGTGGCTTGCGCACCGCCCGGATCGAAGAGTATTTCAAACCGAGCTCTTGTACTTGCTGCGCTTGGCTCTGGTACTTGCCGCATCAAGAATCTGCTTCACTCCGACGACACCGAAGTGATGCTGAATGCCCTAGAGAAGCTGGGAGCTGCGACTTTCTCctgggaggaggagggtgaggtGCTCATAGTGAATGGCAAGGGAGGAAAAATCACCGCTAGCCCATCGTCCCTGTACCTGGGCAATGCCGGAACTGCCTCTCGCTTCCTGACTACTGTGGCAACCCTCGCCAGCCCGAGTAGTGTCGATTTCAGCATTCTCACCGGCAACAACCGGATGAAGCAACGGCCAATTggtgatctcgtcgacgctCTGACTGTCAACGGGGCCAGTGTTGAGTATATGGAGAGCCAGGGCAGCCTGCCTCTCAAGATTGCTGCCTCTGGTGGTTTCGCCGGTGGTAAGATCAACCTAGCTGCCAAGGTCTCTTCTCAGTACGTGTCGTCTCTGCTCATGTGTGCTCCGTATGCCAAAGAGCCGGTGACCCTGAAGTTGGTCGGTGGCAAGCCGATCTCCCAGCCTTATATCGATATGACCACGGCAATGATGAGGTCCTTCGGTATTGACGTGCAAAAATCCACGACTGAGGAACACACTTATCACATTCCCCGGGGTAACTACGTGAACCCTGCCGAGTACGTCGTCGAGAGCGATGCAAGCTCTGCTACTTACCCATTGGCCATTGCGGCTGTCACCGGCACGGCTTGTACGGTCCCAAATATCGGCTCCAAGTCGCTCCAGGGGGATGCTCGTTTTGCAGTGGAAGTTCTGAGGCCCATGGGCTGTGATGTCAAGCAGACCGATACTTCCACCACGGTTGTTGGACCCGCCAATGGTGTCCTGAAGCCGCTTCCCAATGTGGACATGGAGCCGATGACCGATGCATTCCTCACGGCGTCTGTTCTCGCTGCCGTTGCCCGAGGCGAGGGCTCGAAGCACACAACGCGCATTTATGGAATCGCCAACCAGCGCGTCAAGGAGTGCAACCGTATCCAAGCCATGAAGGATGAGCTGGCCAAGTATGGTGTGGTCTGTAGGGAGTTCGATGACGGCTTGGAGATTGATGGAATTGATCGCTCTACGCTGCGTCAGCCTGCCGGCGGTGTTTTCTGCTACGACGATCACCGTGTTGCCTTCAGCTTCAGCGTGTTGTCTCTTGTGGCACCTCGCTCTACGCTCATTCTTGAGAAGGAATGCGTGGGTAAGACATGGCCTGGCTGGTGGGATACCTTGAAGCAATCCTTTGGTGTGAAGCTTGATGGCAAGGAACTGAAGGAAGGCGAATTGGCTGTTTCTACCGAAGCGGAGAGGGCTAGCGCCTCGGTCTTTATTATCGGAATGCGTGGCGCAGGAAAGACGACCACTGGACACTGGGTTTCCAAGGCTCTGAATCGCCCGTTTATCGACCTAGACGTGGAGCTTGAGAATTCTGAAGGAATCAGCATTCCGGACATAATCAAGCATCGCGGATGGCAGAGTTTCAGAGATACAGAACTGGCCATACTCCAGCGAACGATGAAAGACCGCCCGACCGGCTACGTCTTCGCTTGCGGTGGCGGTATCGTCGAGAGTCCCGAAGCGCGGAAGATGCTCAGCGACTACCACAAGAACAAGGGCAATGTTCTGCTCATCATGCGCGATATCGAGCAGGTGATGGATTTCCTACAAGTCGACCAGACCCGTCCCGCCTACGTGGAAGATATGATGGGAGTGTGGCTGCGCCGGAAGCCTTGGTTCCAGGAGTGCAGCAATATTCAGTATTACAGCCAGCACTCCAGCTCGACGGAGCTTCAACTCGCTTCTGAAGATTTTGCGCGCTTCTTGAAGGTGGTGACTGGCCAGGTGGACAacctcagcctcatcaagaagaagaagcactCGTTCTTCGTCTCCCTGACTCTCCCTGACCTGCGTCCATGCAGTGAAATTCTAAGCCAGGCTTGTGTCGGTTCTGATGCTGTGGAGCTGCGGGTTGACCTGTTGAAAGACCCCAAGTCTGACGGCGATATTCCCTCTGTGGACTATGTCGCCGAGCAAATGTCGTTCCTCCGCCGACGTGTCTCGCTTCCCCTGATCTTCACTATCCGAACAAAGAGCCAAGGTGGTCGTTTCCCTGATGATGCCCGCGAAGCCGCGATGCAGCTCTACAGGCTGGCTTTCCGGTCAGGCTGCGAGTTTGTGGATCTCGAGATTGCATTCCCCGACGAGATGCTCCGTACTGTTACGGAGATGAAGGGCTACTCAAAGATCATTGCATCCCACCACGACCCGGAAGCGACCCTCTCGTGGGCCAACATGTCGTGGATGCAGTTCTATAACCGCGCCCTCGAGTATGGTGACATTATCAAGCTGGTCGGCGTTGCCAAGAGCCTGGATGACAACAATGCTCTGCGGAATTTCAAGACCTGGGCAGAGGGTGCCCACGACGTGCCGCTGATTGCCATCAATATGGGCGACAAGGGCCAGCTCAGTCGGATTCTGAACGGATTCATGACCCCCGTCTCCCACCCCAGCCTTCCATTTAAGGCGGCGCCCGGTCAACTGTCAGCAACGGAGATCCGCAAGGGTCTGTCGCTGATGGGTGAaatcaaggccaagaacttcgccatcctcggctCCCCCGTCTTGGAGTCGCGGTCACCGCCCCTTCACAACTCCCTCTTCGCTGAGATGGGTCTTCCTCATGAGTACTCTCGTTTAGAGACCACAAATGTCGAAGACGTGAAGGACTTTATCCACGCCGCCGACTTCGGCGGTGCCTCGGTGACAATCCCCCTGAAGCTGGACATCATGCCTCTGCTGGACGAGGTCGCCCAGGAAGCCGAGATCATCGGCGCAGTCAACACCATCGTTCCCGTTGCGAATGGCGACAAGCCCCAGCGTCTGATCGGCTACAACACCGACTGGCAAGGCATGATCCATTGTCTGCGCAACGCAGGTATCTACGGCTCAGCGGGCAAGGAGAGTGCCGTGGTCAtcggtggcggcggcacAGCCCGCGCCGCAATCTACTCCCTGCACCACATGGGCTTCTCGCCCATCTACGTGATCGGCCGCACCGCAAGCAAACTCGAAGGAATGGTCTCCACCTTCCCGACAAACTACAACATCCGCGTCGTCGACCACCACTCCCAGATCGAGCTCGTCCCTCGTGTCGCCATTGGCACCATCCCCGCGGATCGGCCGATCGACCCCTCAATGCGCGAGACACTGTGCCATATGTTCGAGCGTGCCCAGGAGGTCGATGGGACCACAATTCGCAAGTCACTCGACTCCAAGTCGCCCCGTGTCCTATTGGAGATGGCCTACAAGCCCCCAGTCACGGCCCTGATGCAACTGGCTTCCGATGCGGGCTGGAGCACCATCCCTGGTCTGGAGGTTCTGGTCGGGCAGGGCGTGTACCAGTTCATCCACTGGACCGGCATCACCCCTCTGTATAATGTAGCCAGG GATGCTGTCATGGGTACTACCACCGCGTCTACATAA
- a CDS encoding uncharacterized protein (ID:PFLUO_005915-T1.cds;~source:funannotate), with translation MGVPALFRWLSNKYPKIISPVIEEQAQQVDGEEIPIDTTGPNPNGEEMDNLYLDMNGIVHPCTHPEGKPPPSNEQEMMLEIFKYTDRVVNMVRPRKLLMIAIDGVAPRAKMNQQRARRFRSAQEAQENDDKKEELQKMIAKQNAKKGVDTGIQKEVVEKTWDSNVITPGTPFMDILAASLRYWIAYKLNTDPGWEKMKIIISDATVPGEGEHKIMEFIRSQRASPEHDPNTRHVIYGLDADLIMLGLGTHEPHFRVLREDVFFQESKPRTCKLCGQPGHKAEECTGRPKEKSGEFDEKQHAAPLKPFIWLHVSVLREYLAVELHVPNQPFPFDLERALDDWVFMCFFVGNDFLPHLPSLDIRENGIDTLIALWRDNIPVMGGYLTQDGHVDLKRAQLILQGLAKQEDAIFRRRRQAEERRAANEKRRKQQDQERNEERARKRRRSSPANGSPTHNRPRGGDGPAPPPGLELITPGRGNLARETRELTHSMVVNRGAVYRANMENKSAAAVLKDKLLRGSANGTAAEDTSSAAPSEGPSNNGEEPTSPSVLGKRKADEPEDQEAEAGTPGRDTPIVTNNNNNNNKPPGDDLPEDTVKLWEPGYADRYYEQKFGVGPEDHEFRHKVARAYAEGLAWVLLYYFQGCPSWTWYYPYHYAPFAADFVDIADMDLSFDKGKPFRPFEQLMGVLPASSNHALPPVFHPLMSDPESEIIDFYPEDFPVDLNGKKFAWQGVVLLPFIDEKRLLTAMEKVYPLLTEDETSRNTHGKEVLLLSDRHPLYQDLVANFYSKKPGPPQYKLNMRVSDGLGGIVERSDTYIPHSSLTSPLEDYGMPGVDEDRSLTVHYAIPKSTHIHKSMLLRGVKFATPMLNSIDIRATQGRAQHTGRSHGGAPLGGGRGRGGQFNYAPDRSDRPNPFAAHLDPNFVPGAPPGGPPGWIPPVPGGGGYSRGPPGPPRGGMQQGYPPGGQPGYGQPPPYNNGYGSQGHRGGGGGGYRGGNYRGQGRGNHSSRGGYGRY, from the exons atggGTGTCCCCGCGCTCTTTAGATGGCTCTCCAACAAGTATCCCAAGATTATCTCGCCGGtgatcgaggagcaggccCAACAGGTCGATGGGGAAGAGATCCCCATCGATACCACAGGCCCCAACCCCAAtggcgaggagatggacaaCCTGTATCTGGACATGAACGGCATCGTCCACCCATGTACTCACCCCGAGGGCAAGCCGCCACCATCCAACGAGCAGGAGATGATGCTCGAGATCTTCAAGTACACGGATCGGGTCGTAAACATGGTCCGTCCCCGGAAGCTGCTCATGATCGCGATTG ATGGTGTCGCCCCGAGAGCCAAGATGAACCAGCAGCGTGCTCGTCGATTCCGCTCCGCGCAAGAGGCTCAAGAAAACgacgacaagaaggaggagctgcagaagatgatcgcGAAGCAGAATGCGAAGAAGGGCGTTGATACCGGCATCCAGAAAGAAGTTGTCGAGAAGACATGGGACAGCAACGTGATCACCCCCGGAACCCCCTTCATGGATATTCTCGCCGCATCGCTGCGGTACTGGATTGCCTACAAACTCAATACGGACCCCGGGTGGGAGAAAATGaaaatcatcatctccgacgcGACTGTccctggagaaggagagcacAAGATCATGGAATTCATCCGATCTCAGCGAGCGTCGCCCGAGCATGACCCGAACACGCGCCATGTCATCTACGGTTTG GATGCCGATTTGATCATGCTGGGCCTGGGGACCCATGAGCCTCACTTCCGAGTCCTGCGTGAGGATGTGTTCTTCCAGGAATCAAAACCTCGGACGTGTAAATTGTGCGGGCAACCGGGTCACAAAGCCGAGGAGTGTACAGGTCGTCcaaaggagaagagcggAGAATTTGATGAAAAGCAACATGCGGCTCCTCTGAAGCCGTTCATTTGGCTTCATGTCTCGGTATTGAGAGAATATCTGGCCGTCGAACTGCATGTTCCCAATCAGCCATTCCCATTTGACCTCGAAAGAGCATTGGATGACTGGGTTTTCATGTGTTTCTTCGTTGGTAACGATTTTCTTCCTCACTTGCCTTCCTTAGATATTCGTGAGAACGGTATTGATACCCTAATTGCCCTGTGGCGCGACAACATCCCCGTCATGGGGGGGTATCTGACCCAGGACGGGCATGTCGACTTGAAAAGGGCCCAGTTAATCCTACAGGGGTTGGCCAAGCAAGAGGATGCCATCTTCCGGCGTCGTAggcaggcggaggagagaagagcagCCAATGAAAAGAGACGGAAGCAACAAGATCAAGAACGCAATGAGGAGCGCGCCAGAAAGCGAAGACGCAGCTCCCCGGCCAACGGCTCGCCTACACACAACCGACCtcgtggcggtgatggccCCGCGCCTCCCCCTGGGCTCGAGTTGATCACCCCTGGTCGTGGAAACCTCGCACGAGAAACCAGAGAGCTAACGCACAGCATGGTTGTTAACCGTGGAGCTGTGTACCGTGCCAACATGGAGAACAAGAGCGCAGCCGCTGTGTTGAAGGACAAGCTTCTGAGAGGCTCGGCAAACGGGACGGCTGCTGAAGACACATCGTCCGCTGCGCCCTCTGAGGGGCCTTCAAACAATGGCGAAGAGCCGACTTCGCCCTCGGTACTTGGCAAGAGAAAGGCCGACGAGCCTGAGGATCAGGAGGCTGAGGCTGGAACTCCCGGCAGAGACACCCCTATCGTGACaaacaataacaacaacaacaataaaCCTCCGGGAGACGACCTTCCAGAGGATACTGTCAAGCTCTGGGAGCCCGGATATGCCGATCGCTACTATGAGCAAAAGTTCGGTGTGGGGCCCGAGGACCATGAATTCCGCCATAAAGTTGCACGAGCCTATGCCGAAGGTCTTGCTTGGGTCCTGCTGTATTATTTCCAGGGGTGTCCCTCGTGGACGTGGTACTATCCCTACCACTACGCGCCGTTTGCTGCAGACTTTGTGGATATTGCGGACATGGACCTCAGCTTCGACAAGGGCAAGCCGTTCCGACCCTTTGAGCAGTTGATGGGAGTCCTGCCGGCGTCGTCCAACCACGCACTGCCTCCCGTTTTCCATCCCCTGATGAGTGATCCCGAGAGTGAGATCATCGATTTCTATCCCGAAGATTTCCCTGTGGACCTGAACGGCAAAAAGTTCGCCTGGCAGGGTGTGGTTTTGCTGCCTTTTATCGACGAGAAGCGTCTGTTGAccgccatggagaaggtgTACCCTCTTCTTACGGAAGACGAGACGAGCCGCAACACGCACGGGAAAGAggtgcttcttctttctgATCGGCATCCGCTCTACCAGGATCTTGTTGCCAACTTCTATTCCAAGAAGCCCGGTCCCCCGCAGTACAAGCTGAACATGCGCGTGAGCGATGGTCTGGGTGGTATCGTTGAACGCAGCGATACCTACATTCCCCATAGTTCCTTAACGTCTCCATTGGAGGATTACGGTATGCCCGGTGTGGACGAAGATCGCTCCCTAAC TGTTCACTACGCGATTCCCAAGTCCACTCACATCCACAAGTCCATGCTTCTTCGTGGCGTGAAGTTCGCGACCCCGATGCTGAATTCCATCGACATTCGGGCTACGCAAGGCCGGGCTCAGCACACGGGCCGGTCTCATGGTGGTGCTCCGCTgggaggaggacgaggccgggGCGGCCAATTCAACTATGCTCCTGACCGCTCGGATCGCCCGAATCCATTTGCCGCCCATCTCGACCCCAATTTCGTCCCCGGCGCACCGCCTGGTGGTCCTCCGGGATGGATTCCTCCCGTccccggtggtggtggctaCTCTCGCGGCCCACCTGGGCCTCCACGCGGAGGGATGCAGCAGGGTTACCCGCCTGGTGGTCAGCCGGGATACGGCCAACCTCCCCCGTATAATAACGGGTACGGCTCGCAAGGGCATcggggcggaggaggaggaggttaTCGCGGGGGCAATTACCGCGGCCAAGGACGTGGCAACCACTCTTCTCGGGGAGGCTATGGGCGGTATTAA